DNA sequence from the Cronobacter turicensis z3032 genome:
ACTGCGAACCCCAGTTTCAGGACAGGCTTGCGGCCCCAACGATCCACAAGGCCAATCGCAATAAAGGTGGCGAGCACATTCGTCAGCCCGGCGATCACGGTGCCCCACATCTGCTGTCGGGTTGTGGCGAATCCGGCGATTTCAAAGATTTTCGGCGCGTAGTACATGATGACCGTCATGCCGGTGAACTGCTGCATAAACTGCAACAGAATGCCAAGGCCGGTGGAGCGGCGAAAATGGGCGTTGTGACGGAATAATTGCCAGCCGCGCTGTTTTATTTTTACGCTTTCACGGATCTGGTTTAGCTCGTGCTGCGCGTCTTTATCGCTGTTACGCAGTCGTTTAAGTACGCTCGCCGCCAGCGCATCACGGCGTTTCATCATCAGCCAGCGCGGGCTTTCCGGCAGCGTCAGCACGCCGATAAACAGCACCACTGCCGGAAAGGTGATAATGCCCAACATCCAGCGCCAGTGGCCGCCGCCGCTCAGGGCCGTATCAGAAATGAACGCGGCCAGAATGCCGATAGTGATCATCAGCTGATACAGCGAAATCATACTGCCGCGAATACGTTCCGGGGCGATTTCAGAGAGATACAGCGGCGCCGTGAACGAGGCCACGCCGACCGCCAGACCCAGAATAAAGCGCGCTATCGCCAGCATTGGCATATTCCCTGCCGCCGCGCAGCCGAGCGAGCCGACGACAAACAGCGTGGCGCCGAGCAACAGGCTTCTGCGGCGGCCCAGCGAGGAGGACATCGGGCCGCTGCACAGCGCGCCCAGCGCCGCGCCGAACATCATGACGCTGACCACAATTTCCTGCTGGTGGCTGTTAAGGTCGAATGTTCGCGCGAGAAACGGTAGCGCGCCTGCGATGACGCCCATATCGAGGCCAAACAGCAACCCGGCGAGCGCCGCGAGAAAGCAGACGGTAAACGCCTGCCGGTTCAAAGTGTGAGAGTGTGTTGAAGTCGTCATAATCGGTCCCGTGTCAGAAAAGGATCACAGCCGAAAACGGTTTTCAGGCTGGCCGGTCAACGTTGTTTTTAGAATTAACAGTGCGCCATCAAGCGGGCCGGGATGCGCGATGCCATCCCTGGCGGAGGTGATGTAGAGATCGCTGAGCGTGT
Encoded proteins:
- the galP gene encoding Galactose-proton symporter, which produces MMTTSTHSHTLNRQAFTVCFLAALAGLLFGLDMGVIAGALPFLARTFDLNSHQQEIVVSVMMFGAALGALCSGPMSSSLGRRRSLLLGATLFVVGSLGCAAAGNMPMLAIARFILGLAVGVASFTAPLYLSEIAPERIRGSMISLYQLMITIGILAAFISDTALSGGGHWRWMLGIITFPAVVLFIGVLTLPESPRWLMMKRRDALAASVLKRLRNSDKDAQHELNQIRESVKIKQRGWQLFRHNAHFRRSTGLGILLQFMQQFTGMTVIMYYAPKIFEIAGFATTRQQMWGTVIAGLTNVLATFIAIGLVDRWGRKPVLKLGFAVMAVCMGILGFMFYSGLHSAVGQYLAVLILLLFITGFAMSAGPLIWVLCSEIQPLAGRDFGVTCSTMANWIANMIIGASFLTLIDTIGSPNTFWLYGLLNVVCIVLTLLFVPETKNISLEDIERNLMNGAPLRLIGQPVASDAPRAATAR